The following proteins are encoded in a genomic region of Vanessa cardui chromosome W, ilVanCard2.1, whole genome shotgun sequence:
- the LOC124542827 gene encoding uncharacterized protein LOC124542827: protein MSKCDACKKNITKTSPGLECSKCERIVHLNNKCTGLTNKQITALKAAPSLEWTCQQCQQESPRRYASIIIPEEEEEDDESPVQINANKFLKNITKEVEKTIKSELRELNDSLQFHSAKLDEVVECIDAFKKTIKNLERKNIELTNKNNNLEIRLGALEQRLQELEQEKLAKFIEIANVPYQKNEEIKEIVEKVAIKLKVPKEGIKSVRRLQGRNDQIIKVELEDESTQEKWIIAAKGTKTTVSDINPTDKGNNNIVYIREAMTKLNKKIFWNAKQELKINQNFKFVWFKKGYVRARKDENEKTYTLKTMDDLYTIIKKKA, encoded by the coding sequence ATGTCGAAGTGTGATGCTTGTAAAAAGAATATCACAAAGACCTCTCCCGGACTGGAGTGCAGTAAATGTGAGCGGATTGTGCACCTTAACAATAAATGTACAGGtctaacaaacaaacagataacTGCTCTAAAGGCAGCTCCTAGCCTTGAGTGGACATGTCAGCAGTGTCAGCAAGAGTCGCCAAGACGATATGCGTCAATCATTATTCCAGAAGAGGAAGAAGAAGATGACGAATCTCCTGTGCAAATCAACGCAAATAAATTTCTTAAGAATATTACTAAAGAAGTTGAGAAAACTATAAAAAGCGAACTACGAGAATTAAATGATTCACTACAATTTCATAGCGCGAAACTAGATGAGGTAGTAGAATGCATCGATGCATTtaagaaaactataaaaaatctaGAACGCAAGAATATagaacttacaaataaaaataacaatttagaaATTCGTCTGGGAGCTCTCGAACAACGACTACAGGAATTAGAGCAAGAAAAGCTCGCGAAATTTATCGAAATTGCTAATGTGCCATACCAGAAGAATGAAGAAATTAAAGAAATCGTAGAGAAGGTAGCTATTAAACTCAAAGTGCCTAAAGAGGGAATCAAGAGTGTAAGAAGACTTCAAGGTAGAAATGACCAGATCATAAAGGTTGAACTGGAAGACGAATCAACTCAAGAAAAATGGATAATTGCAGCTAAAGGTACTAAAACTACGGTATCGGATATCAACCCCACTGATAAAGGTAACAATAATATCGTTTATATTAGAGAAGCTATGacgaaactaaataaaaaaattttttggaaTGCTAAGcaagagttaaaaataaatcagaatTTCAAATTCGTGTGGTTTAAAAAAGGATATGTTAGAGCTCGTaaagatgaaaatgaaaaaacttACACATTGAAAACAATGGATGatttatacacaataataaaaaaaaaggcttaa
- the LOC124542469 gene encoding uncharacterized protein LOC124542469 gives MSSGSDTAESQIKTPPFWPEKPAIWFAQVEGQFKLFGITDEATKFYQILSTLDRQYAAEVEDVITGPPDYNRLKAELIKRLSVSRENKVKQLLMHEQLGSRKPSQFLRHLQHLAGPDIPEEFLQTIWTSRLPIGIQPIVASQPTLPLDALAELADRVHDIAAPTNQVAATSSSSPIELLTQQVAELTKQVSALTAQVNQRSRPRERRQSSRHRNRFQSRRSSSSHRRYPVCWYHSKFGSKARSCIKPCDYTSGNAPSNQ, from the exons ATGAGTAGTGGAAGTGATACAGCTGAGTCGCAA ATTAAGACGCCGCCATTTTGGCCAGAAAAGCCGGCCATTTGGTTTGCACAAGTGGAAGGtcagtttaaattatttggaaTAACGGACGAAGCTACAAAATTTTACCAAATCCTATCAACGTTAGACAGACAATACGCCGCAGAAGTAGAAGACGTTATCACTGGCCCACCTGACTACAATCGACTCAAGGCAGAACTCATAAAACGTCTGTCTGTTTCGAGGGAGAATAAGGTGAAACAATTGTTGATGCATGAACAACTTGGCAGTCGCAAGCCTTCACAATTCCTGCGACACCTTCAACACCTTGCTGGACCAGATATTCCGGAAGAGTTTCTCCAGACCATTTGGACAAGTCGGTTGCCAATAGGAATACAACCAATAGTGGCATCTCAACCCACCTTACCTCTCGATGCTCTCGCTGAACTGGCCGACAGGGTACACGACATTGCTGCTCCGACGAACCAAGTCGCAGCAACGTCCTCATCATCGCCCATCGAGTTGTTGACACAGCAAGTAGCGGAGTTGACCAAACAAGTCAGTGCCCTCACGGCCCAAGTCAACCAACGATCTCGACCAAGGGAACGAAGACAGTCGAGTAGACACCGCAACCGATTCCAATCTCGAAGATCCAGTTCAAGTCATCGACGGTATCCAGTTTGCTGGTACCACAGCAAGTTCGGCTCCAAGGCTAGGAGCTGCATCAAGCCCTGTGACTACACGTCGGGAAATGCCCCCAGCAATCAGTGA